The following DNA comes from Winogradskyella sp. PG-2.
CAATCTTGTTATTAATCAATAATTCTATTTCAGAATGCGTAATCTCTTTTGAAAGATTAATTTCTTCTGTGATGATTTTATTTCCTGTTTCATTTTCCTTGTTCTTGCAGGAAAAAAGAAGAAGCAAAATGAAAATAATGTTTAATGCTTTTATATATTTCATTGGTTTGTTTTAATGACCTGTAACGGTTTTGGCTATGATTTTGTTACGGAAAAATCAGGAGGATTTTTTCGTCATAGCACTTACTATAGTAAATATACAAGGATTTTCCGATTAGGAAAATCCGCCGTAATAAATTATAGCCATTGTTGTGCTTTCGTTAATTAATAATTTTTTAATTCTGATTTAATTAGATTTCTCAGGCTATTATTTTCTTCAATTACAATTTTTATTCGCGTGTAGAAATCATTCCATTTTACATTAATCTCAAATAAAAGTTGTTGAAATTTATCTGTTTTTGCTAATTGAATTAATCCATTTTTATCAAGTAAATTTTTTCCATTGAGCTGTTTATATGAATAATCTTCAAAATTTTTATCTTTTAGATAAAACCAATTTTCAGTATTGTAAAGTTTTTCTTCTGCAAGTAAGGGCTTTAATTTATTTTCAATTAGAGGGGTGAGTTGGCCTAAATAAATAGACTCCATATCATCTATGCTTCTTGTATATGTGATTAATGCTTCTTTAATTTTTGTATTATTTATGGTTTCCGCTTTTTCACCAAAACCAGAATTAATAAGTTGTTTAAAATACAAAGATCTTCTTATTAGAGTTGGCTCTGAAATTGAGTCTAAAGATTTGTTGTCTACTCCCACTTTAAATAGCTCTAAATGTAGTTTTTCAATCTGTTTAAACTGTTGAGTGTAATATTTAAACTGTATGGAATCCGTACCTAAATTTTTGTAAATATTGGTTAAGACATTTTTTTCTACATTCTTAAATTTTCGATTTTCATTCCAATTATTTATTCCCAATGCAATTAAAATACCAATAACTACAAGAAGAATTTCGCCAATTGCGTACTTAAAGTACTTCCTGGTTTTTCCTTCTGAAAGTAAATTTTGTCTAATTTTTCTAAAGAATTTTATCATTGATTAATTGTTGGTTATAATGAAGCACAACGGT
Coding sequences within:
- a CDS encoding DUF6090 family protein produces the protein MIKFFRKIRQNLLSEGKTRKYFKYAIGEILLVVIGILIALGINNWNENRKFKNVEKNVLTNIYKNLGTDSIQFKYYTQQFKQIEKLHLELFKVGVDNKSLDSISEPTLIRRSLYFKQLINSGFGEKAETINNTKIKEALITYTRSIDDMESIYLGQLTPLIENKLKPLLAEEKLYNTENWFYLKDKNFEDYSYKQLNGKNLLDKNGLIQLAKTDKFQQLLFEINVKWNDFYTRIKIVIEENNSLRNLIKSELKNY